One part of the Sphingopyxis sp. PAMC25046 genome encodes these proteins:
- a CDS encoding fatty acid desaturase family protein, whose amino-acid sequence MPAVRLFPPDRFFDRAEWSAITRASSWRGIWLVAHAWIVSIALVGLAAWSQNPAAWLLAIVFVGGRQLGLAILMHDAAHGALHPNRKINNFLGQWLTGAAVGSDLIAYRTYHLQHHKFTQQPEDPDLSLSKPFPTTRASLRRKMLRDLTGQTFFKQRMAQFGFAFAGLKAMLRGEHAQKGGASTKAGTPFNKQSDDGMTSPTIDAAGAMAVTRAVGRFLIVQAVLLGASLALYGWTPYLLWLAGLATTFQLYLRIRNIAEHACTTTGSEDPFTHARTTHAGWLARATVAPYWVNYHAEHHLFMGVPCYRLPEVHAALGRAGKHDAMTIAPNYTAVLRRVTAAG is encoded by the coding sequence ATGCCCGCCGTCCGTCTCTTTCCGCCCGACCGCTTTTTCGACCGCGCCGAATGGTCGGCGATCACGCGCGCGTCATCGTGGCGCGGTATCTGGCTGGTGGCGCATGCGTGGATCGTCAGCATCGCACTCGTCGGCCTCGCCGCCTGGTCGCAAAACCCCGCCGCGTGGTTGCTGGCCATCGTCTTCGTCGGCGGGCGCCAACTCGGGCTCGCGATCCTGATGCACGACGCGGCGCATGGCGCGCTGCACCCGAACCGCAAAATCAACAATTTCCTCGGCCAATGGCTGACCGGCGCGGCGGTCGGGTCGGACCTGATCGCCTATCGCACCTATCATCTCCAGCACCATAAATTCACCCAGCAGCCCGAGGACCCCGATCTGTCGCTGTCGAAGCCTTTCCCCACCACGCGCGCCAGCTTGCGCCGCAAGATGCTGCGCGACCTCACCGGGCAGACCTTTTTCAAGCAGCGCATGGCGCAATTCGGCTTCGCCTTCGCTGGCCTCAAGGCGATGCTGCGCGGCGAGCACGCGCAAAAGGGCGGAGCGAGCACAAAGGCCGGAACCCCCTTCAACAAACAGTCGGACGACGGCATGACGTCACCGACGATCGACGCCGCAGGCGCGATGGCGGTAACGCGCGCGGTCGGGCGTTTCCTGATCGTGCAGGCAGTGCTGCTAGGCGCTTCGCTCGCGCTCTATGGCTGGACGCCCTACCTGCTCTGGCTCGCCGGGCTCGCGACGACCTTCCAGCTTTACCTGCGCATCCGCAACATCGCCGAACATGCCTGCACCACCACGGGCAGCGAGGACCCGTTCACCCATGCGCGCACGACCCACGCGGGCTGGCTCGCACGCGCGACGGTTGCTCCATATTGGGTGAATTATCACGCCGAGCATCACCTGTTCATGGGCGTGCCCTGCTATCGCCTGCCAGAGGTCCACGCCGCGCTCGGCCGCGCGGGCAAGCATGATGCGATGACGATCGCGCCGAATTACACCGCGGTACTGCGGCGCGTCACCGCCGCCGGCTGA